The genomic interval GCCTGGCCCACAGCCCCAGCAGCAATGACTGCGGCATCAACGTTCCCTTCGTCCCCACCCATCGTGAAAGACCAGTTCTTCCAGCGGCAGCCTTTGCCGCCAGCCTTTGGCTGCGAGCTCGGGCTCGTCGTAAAGCCGCTCGACGAAGCCAGCGCAGAGCCAGGCGACTACCTCGATATGATCGGGTATGCCGAGAATCGCTTTCAGGTCGTCCTCATGAAAGATGCTGACCCAGCCGATGCCGACGCCTTCCGCTCGCGCCGCTAGCCAGAGGTTCTGGACGGCGCAGACGGTCGAATAGGAATCCATGCGCGGATTGTGGGTGCGCCCGAGCACCACGCTACCGCTGCGTGTCGGATCGCAGGTCACGCATATGCCGAGTGGCGCCTCGACAATGCCTTCGAGCTTCAGCGCCCGGTATGCCTGCCGCCGCTCGCCTTCGAACAGCAGCGCCGCCTCCTCATTGGCTTTCATGAAGGCATCGCGCACCCGCGCCCTGACCTCGGCACTTCGAACCATAATGAAATTCCACGGCTGCATGAAGCCGACAGAGGGCGCGTGATGGGCAGCCGTCAGCAGCCGCTCCACGACATCCTCCGGTAAAGGATCGGGCTGAAACTGGCTGCGCACGTCCCGCCGCGTCATGATCGCGTGATAGACGGCCTCACGTTCCGCCATGGAAAAACCGGATGCCGCCGAAAGGCCATCCTCGTCAAAGGGTCGCATCGTCAAATCCCCAACAACGCAACCGCCCGCCGTCCGCGCGGGTTGGGTCTATCTTGCCAGGCCGGTCTTCTGACTTGGCGTCATCCGTCTGCCGCAGCCTTCCCGGCCAGAAGCCAGTGGCAGATGAAGCGGCAGGCGTCGGCCTTACAGCGTTGGGCACGTCCCGGTCTTGCACCGGATTCCCGATTCTCCCGCCGGAAAGCGGGCACCTGACGGCGCATCTATTTCAGGAAAGCGGCGCGGCGGCAAGTGTGGGCAGACCGAGCTCGAGCCGACGTCGAAAACAGATTATCGAGGCGGATCGCCGACGGGCGGAGCCCCGCTCGGCGATGTGTCGGGTGTGGAGGGGAATAGCCTGCGCGTGCCTAGGCATCCTTTTTTACTTTATGATTTATTCACACATCAAATACACACTGCCTTTGCGCGTTTTGGGTTGCAACTCTGACATGGGCATGAATGCTCGTGATGTAACCGTCAGCGTGGATGCCCTGTTGATACGCCGGTCGCGAATATGCTGGACCGAGCTGCAATTCCAGGCCCCGCGAATGCTTCGATTTTTGAGAACGATGCCCCTGACAGCCAAGCTGGCGGCGATAATCGTTGCCGTCAATCTCTGCGGCATTTCCGCTTTCGCCACCTACACATGGCTGTATGAAACCCAGGCCCTGATCGACGGCGCCAAGGCAAACTGGTCCAAGGATGCGGAACAATTTGCGTCCGTGGCCGCCGGGGGCGTCAAATGGGGCAAGGCGAACGCCGTTCGCGAGGCTTATTCGCTGTACCGCGACGACCCCTCGCTCGACCTTGTGCAGTTTGCCGCCTTCAACGCGGAGCCAGCCACCGTCGATGTCTGGACACGCGATGGCATTTCCGGTCTGCCCACACCGGCCGATCTGGCCAAGCGGCTCAACGCGAAGCCCGATAAAACGACAATCTACGACGGCGAGATATCCGCCGACTTGGTCACGATCATCGCGCCGCTGCCGTTGGACAAATCAGGCAAGACAACCGGCTACATCGTCACGAACTGGTCTGTCGAAAAAATCGCTTCGGAAGTCCGCCAGAAGGTTCTCGTTTCGCTGCTCACGCAGTCGGTCATCACCGCCCTCGCCGTCATCGCCTTTCTTCTTGCCATGCGCAGCCTCGTTGGCCGGCCACTCAGGATCCTCAGCGAACGTATCGGCGCTTTGCAGAAAGGCGACCTCGCCTCCCCCGTCACCTACAAGGAAAATGGCGACGAAATCGGCTTTCTCGCTCGTGCGCTGGAAATCTTTCGTCACGAGGCGATCGCAAAGGTCGAAAGAGACCAGGCCACTGCCGAGCAGAGCGCCTCGTTCGACGCTGAACGGGCCCGCAACGCATTGTTGACGGAAGAAGCCAGCAACAGGCAGCGGCTGGTGATGACCACCCTTGCGAACGCATTGGAAAAGCTTGCCGCCGGCGACTTCTCGATACAGCTTGCCGATCTCGGTCCTGAATTCGATAAGCTGCGGCAGGATTTCAACAACATGGTCCAGGCCGTCGCGGCGGCGCTGACAGAGATAAAGATAGCTTCCGTCGCGGTTGAAGGCGGGTCGAGCGAGCTGGCCTCCTCGGCAGATCAGCTCGCCAAGCGGACCGAACAGCAGGCGGCAGCACTGGAACAGACCGCCGCCGCGCTGGATGAAGTGACCACGACGGTAAAGACATCGTCGCAGCGCGCTGAAAACGCCGGACAATTGGTCGAAGAAACGAAGCGCAGCGCTCACATCTCGGCGACGGTGGTGCGCGACGCGATCGGAGCGATGGACCGGATCCAGACTTCCTCCAGCCAGATCGGCCGGATCATCGGCGTCATCGATGAAATCGCCTTTCAGACGAACCTGTTGGCATTGAATGCCGGCGTCGAGGCCGCGCGCGCCGGCGAGGCGGGCAAGGGTTTTGCGGTTGTCGCGCAGGAAGTTCGGGAACTCGCCCAGCGATCGGCGAACGCGGCAAAGGAAATCAAGAACCTGATCAATGTTTCGGGCCAGGAGGTCGCCGCGGGCGTCGGGCTGGTGAACGAGACCGGCGATGCTCTCCTGAAGATCGAAGAGCAGATCAACCGCATCAGCGACAGTATCGCCTCCCTCGTTCAATCCTATCGCGAACAGGCGACCGGTCTGCAGGAAATCAATGGGGCGATCAACCAGATGGATCACGCGACGCAGCAGAACGCGGCGATGGTTGAAGAAACGAACGCAGCCTGCCAGGAACTGCTGTCACAGGGACGCCAGCTGCAGGATTCGGCCGGCCGCTTCGTCGTCGGCGCGCCTGGGGCAAGCCAGCCCAAGCCCGTTCAGCCGAGCGCCCGTCAAGCACGTCCAGAATCGAGAGCCGTCACGCCGCGGCATGCAGGAAATGCCGCCCTTGCCGCTTCTCCCGGGGCCTGGGAGGAGTTCTGACGTCGTCCTCGCCCGATAGCCTTATTTCTCAGCAACTGATCACAGGAAGGGAACAGTTATGAAGAGAGTTGTGACCGCATTGCTTTTGGCCTCTGCCGCATTCGCTGCGCCCATGGACGTATCGATGGCAGAGGATGCCAAGCTTGCCCCGATCGCCGACTACGTGAAGAGCGACGTGAAGCCCTGGCTGAACGATCCCACCATCATCGAGGCCATCAAGGCGCAGGATGCTGCCAACGCCAAGCTGAGCGAGGCCGACATCGAGGCCCTCGACAAGAAGTGGCGCGCCGAGGTCGATGGCTCCGACCACTCGATGATCGATGGCGTGCTCGGCAATGCGCTGTCGAAATTCCTACAGGCGAAGAAAGAAGCGTCGGGCGGCAAGATCACCGAAATCTTTGTGATGGACGCAAAAGGGCTGAACGTCGGTCAAAGCGACGTCACTTCCGACTATTGGCAGGGCGACGAGGCGAAATTCCAGAAGTCCTACGGCGCCGGCAAGGATGCCGTCTTCGTCGATGAGATCGAAAAGGATGAATCGACCCAGACACTCCAGTCGCAGGCAAGCGTCACCATCTCCGACGAAACGGGAACGCCGATCGGCGCCGTCACCATCGGCGTGAACGTCGACGCCCTCTGATCTGAAAAGCCGCGTTTATCGCGTCAATTAAAGATCGCATTGCCCGGAAGCGGCACGCCTCTGGGCGACACGCGCTGTGTTTTCAGAACTAAAGGCCTGTGATCAGTTGCGATCAATGACGTTGCGCACAGTGCCGGCGGCCAGTCGATGCGCCGCGGAGCTCACGAAAGCCTGCAGATTCCCAAATCGCCAGAGATGTGCCTCTTGAGGTGTCGGCGAATCAGAAGGCACCAAAATGGCACGTCGTTATGCGTTGCTGCGTTGATCAATGGAAAGGATCAAAGATTTCCTGCCTGGCCGTGGAGGCCACAACTACGCAACTCGACACAGAACTCTACAAGGCCCGGCATCTCATCGAGAACTTCCTCGCAAAGCTCAAACAGTACCGGCCCATCGCAACCCGCTACGACAAGCGCGCAACCAACTTCCTCGGCGCCATACAACGCCATCATTCTCCTTAGCTGATCACAGGCCCTAGCCATAGCATAAGCCTGGCCCTGCGAAACGCGGACTCGGAACCGCCTTCGCCGCTCTGTCTCTTTGTTTGAGCGCTGGTTTTTTCTGTCCGCTAAGCGCTTTGTGCCCGCGTACTTTATTCAAACTTCTATCATGCGTAGATATTAACGATTAACCACAACCTACGATAAATAAGAGCGGGCGGTGGCGTCAGCGCCATCCTAGGCTATTGTCGGATCAACCGAAGGTAGATTCACCGGCTTTAGGAAACACGCTCCCGGCGTGGTACACGGCGTGTGATGGCCTACGGCTTCGATCAATCGCATACAGCAGGAGGCTTAGATGGACCCTTTGACAGTCACGCTCGGAGATCAGATCGCGGCGCCGCGCGGCGAAATACCAGTCGGAACCAGCATGCAGTCGAACCAGTGGGCAATCAGCGCAA from Rhizobium lentis carries:
- the bluB gene encoding 5,6-dimethylbenzimidazole synthase, producing the protein MRPFDEDGLSAASGFSMAEREAVYHAIMTRRDVRSQFQPDPLPEDVVERLLTAAHHAPSVGFMQPWNFIMVRSAEVRARVRDAFMKANEEAALLFEGERRQAYRALKLEGIVEAPLGICVTCDPTRSGSVVLGRTHNPRMDSYSTVCAVQNLWLAARAEGVGIGWVSIFHEDDLKAILGIPDHIEVVAWLCAGFVERLYDEPELAAKGWRQRLPLEELVFHDGWGRRER
- a CDS encoding methyl-accepting chemotaxis protein; translated protein: MLRFLRTMPLTAKLAAIIVAVNLCGISAFATYTWLYETQALIDGAKANWSKDAEQFASVAAGGVKWGKANAVREAYSLYRDDPSLDLVQFAAFNAEPATVDVWTRDGISGLPTPADLAKRLNAKPDKTTIYDGEISADLVTIIAPLPLDKSGKTTGYIVTNWSVEKIASEVRQKVLVSLLTQSVITALAVIAFLLAMRSLVGRPLRILSERIGALQKGDLASPVTYKENGDEIGFLARALEIFRHEAIAKVERDQATAEQSASFDAERARNALLTEEASNRQRLVMTTLANALEKLAAGDFSIQLADLGPEFDKLRQDFNNMVQAVAAALTEIKIASVAVEGGSSELASSADQLAKRTEQQAAALEQTAAALDEVTTTVKTSSQRAENAGQLVEETKRSAHISATVVRDAIGAMDRIQTSSSQIGRIIGVIDEIAFQTNLLALNAGVEAARAGEAGKGFAVVAQEVRELAQRSANAAKEIKNLINVSGQEVAAGVGLVNETGDALLKIEEQINRISDSIASLVQSYREQATGLQEINGAINQMDHATQQNAAMVEETNAACQELLSQGRQLQDSAGRFVVGAPGASQPKPVQPSARQARPESRAVTPRHAGNAALAASPGAWEEF